A stretch of DNA from bacterium:
CGCAACGTCCTTCAGTATCTCCATGATCCTTGGAACGGCCATCAGTTTCATCGAGATCTCAAGGCCTTTAAGTAAATATCCGCTGGCTTCATCAAGTGCCTCTAATTTCAATGCCAGCGAAGCAAGATTGCTATAGGTATTAACGGAACTCGTCAGGTCACCGATATCCTGTTTGAGCTTCAGACTTTCGAGAAATAAACCGCGGGCTTTTGCATCATCGCCCATTTTTTCATAGACCAAGCCCAGGTTGTTCAGGCACGAGGCGATGCCGGTCCGGTCCTTGATCTCCTGCCGGATCGCCAGGCTTTTTTCATATAAAGCTTTGGCTTCGGCATATTGACCGGAATTCACGATGACGTTCGCCAGGTTGTTCATGGAAGATGCCATGCCGTAGCGGTCGTTCAGCTGGGTGCGGAGAGCAAGCGCCTGTTCATGCAGAGCGCGGGCTTTGGTGAGATTGCCCAATGCCAGATACACGATCGCCTGGTTGTTGATGGTCGATGCCAGGCCGTGCTTTTCGCCAAGCTTTTCTCTTATCGCTTTACTGCCCGCGTAGTGTTCCAGCGCCGCCTCGTATTGCCCCTGCTTGTACGATATAATGCCGAGTTCATTGAGGCCGAAAGAAATATCTTTTGGGCAGTTCAGTTGTTTGAATGCAGTGATACTGTTCTCGATAAGCAATTTAGCTAAAGCATACTGGGAAAGCCGTTGGTGCAGACCGCCCAGATGGCTGCGGAGCCGATTGATCACGATGCCGTTCTCGTCGTTATGAGCCTTTGTTTCCAGTTTAACCAATGCGCTCTGGAATGCATTGACGCCTTCCTGAAGCCAGCTGCGGCCTTCGTAATAAGAATAGACCTTCGGCAGCATTTTATCGATCTCCTCGAACATGCTGTTTTCCACTGACCACCGCCAGGCGGCGCGAATGTTCTCTATCTCTTCGGCAATCATCTCCTGAAGTGAGGCGGTTCTGTCCTGGTCCTCCGGCGTGGCCGGCACGTCCAGCAGCTGGGCGTAGAATTTGCAGAACTGAGCCATGGTTTCGCTTTTTTCCCGAGGGTTGGTCTCCAATTTTTCCGCGGCGAACTGCTTTATTGTTTTTAATACTTCGTACCTTCCTGCCTGGTTGCGTCGGACCAGCGATTTATCCGCGAGCGCAGTGAGGTCATTAAGAGAGGCGCCAGCTATCTTTTCGGCCGCCGCCCTGCGGAACCCGTCTTGAAATATGGCTAGGCGTTTGAACACACCCTTTTCCTTCGCGGACAAGAGGTCCCACGTGTAGTCGAACACGGCGCGCAGGCTCCGGTGCCGCTTGGGTGTGTCCTGGAGTTGTGATGAGAGGAAGCCAAGCGATTTTTCCAATTCCCGTACGATCTCCGAGCATGCCAGTGCCCTGACCCAAGATGCCGCCAGCTCGATCCCCAGTGGCAATCCTTCGACCAGTTGGCAGATCCGCGCCACCGCCGTGCGGTCACCGTGAAGGAGGATGTAATCCGGCTTTATTCGACGTGCGCTTTGAATAAAAAGTTTGATCGCTGAGTACTGTTCGGCGTCGTCCACTTTTTCGGCGTCGGGAAAAGGCATCCCGCCGAGCTCGAAAAGGTATTCACCTTTGAGCTGCAGGCGTGAGCGCGACGTAACAAGGCATTTTATTTGCGGGGCGCCTTCCACGATTTCGGCGATCAGCTCGGCTTCACCCACCAAGTGTTCGAAATTATCCAGCACGAGCAGGATGGTTTTCTCGCGCAGGTAATTGATAAGCTGTATTTTGGGGTCTTCTTTTGAATAAAAGGAAAATTTCAAGGCATCCGCAATAGTGAAAACGAGGAATTGTATGGAACCGGTGACCAGCGACGTCAAGGGCACGAAATAAACGCCTTGCGGGAAATCGCTGAGGATCGAGGCTGCGGCTTCTATCGCCAGGCGGGTCTTGCCGATACCCCCCGGACCGACGATGTTCACGATCCGGCATTCCTTTTGTTTAAGATCTTTGATGATCTGAGCCAATTCATCATCGCGGCCCAGAAAGACAGTTGTCGGCAGCGGCAGGTTATTCGGGTGCGCGGTTAGCGAATGGATGGACGGGAATTCCTTTATCGGCAGGTCAGGATGCTGCAGTTCGAAGATATGCGGTGGTTCTTCCAGGCCTGAAAGCTGGTGTACGCCGTGGTCTTTCAAGAAAGCGCCCAGGGGCATCGCGCAGTTCTGCCTAATCACCTCCGTGACCAGAATCTGCCCGCCCCACGCCGCTTCCATGATCCGCGCCGTGAGGTTAATCGCCGGTCCGAAATAATCGCCGCCACGTTCCTCGGCCGTCCCTGCGTTCAGGCCGATCCGGATGCGTAGTTCGCCGATCTCACCCCAGTTCTCGTGGCCGAAGCGGTGCTGGATATCGAGCGCGCATCCCAGCGGAGTTCCATTTTCGAAGGCCGCGAATATGCCGTCTCCGGTATGCTTCACCACGCGACCGCCGTGTTTTTCAACGATCTCTTTCAGGATCGAGTCGTGGCGCGCCAGAACCGTGCCCATGATATCATGGTATTTTTCCCATTTTTCCGTCGACTGTTCGATGTCGGTAATGAGAAAGACATGCATATGACAACATTTTATATAAAAACAATGCATTATCAAGAGGTTGTAAGCGGGCTTTCTTGACAAAACGTTATGCGTGGATATAATAAAAAATAAAGAACGTTAGGATCTTTAGGATCGTTATTATGGTTTTTATAAACCATGTTTGTTTAGAATCTAGAATTTAGGATTTGGAATTTGTTTATGATTTAGAAATTCGGATTTAGGATTTTGGTTTTGTTCAGGTTCGGGCCTGTAGCTCAGTTGGTTAGAGCAGCTGACTCATAATCAGCCGGTCGCCCGTTCAAGTCGGGCCGGGCCCATTGTCCACATAGAAGCTATGAAGATTTGAAGCTGGGAAGTTATGAAGAAAATGAGAAGGTAAGAAGTTAGGAAGTTATGAAAGGGAAATAGGATTATTGAAGATAGGGGATATGTGATAAGCAGAAGGAACATGGTAAGTCGTTATTGGGCATCGCTGCTCGTATCGTATTAGGGCATCGTTGAAAGGAAAAAACAAGGATTGTTGAAAAACCCAAAAAACAACATCCAATCTGCCAAACGGGCGGCCATGCCGAATAACCATTAACGATCTTTTATGACCTGGTCTATTCATCCGGCAAACGATAACATCGTCAAAACTGTCGTCAGCCTGGTCTTTATTTTCTCATTTTTGATATTCATCCTCATCTTTTACGGACCCCTGCTGGCGGCGCTCGGTCTTGCTTTTTTATTCGTTTCCCTGCACTCTTTTTACTTCAAGACCACGTATGAGATCGACGCCGAGTCGGTGAGTATTAAGACCGTATTTGGTGCACAAAAAAGAAAATTGAAAGAATTCAAGAAGCTATATAAAGGAAAGAACGGCGTTCTTTTAAGTCCATTCAAGCGCAAAACTTTTTTAAACAATTTTCGCGGTTTATTTTTGTATTACCCTAAATCCGCCGGGGCTATCATGAATCAGGATATAAATGAATATCTGGAAAAAGTCTTCACGGAGAACGCAACAACGAATTGAACGCCACTAACGATCCAAATGCTATTGACGATCTAAACGATCGTAACGCTCCCGTTGATCTTCTCGCTAGAAAATATGCGGAGGATTTTTCCGTTCCATATGAGCTCGCTTTGATAATTGCTCAGCGTTTTCCCGAGTATCAAAAGGCGAAACAATTCGTTTTCCCTGATCTGGCACAGTTGCATGATCCCGCAACCATACCGGACATTGATCCGGCGTGCGCAGTCATCATGGAGGCTGTGCAGCGGCGGGAAATGATCCTGATCTACTGCCATGACGACGCTGACGGATACACCGCGGCCGCGCTTCTCTATAAAACTCTGGGTGATCTGTACCGGGGTTCGTTCCAGGACCGCGTTTATATATATCCATTGAACCGGGAAAAAGACGGTTATATTATCAATCCCGACGTCTTACGAACATACCGTGACCAGGGTGTGGGTCTTGTGATAACTGCTGATTTTGGGATCAGCACCAGCGATAATATCAGGAATACGCTGGCACTGGGTATGAAGCTCGTGATCTGCGATCACCACGAGACCGGGGCGGCTGATTTTCCGGTGCCGGTCGTCGATCCTAAACGGCCGGATTCAAAATACCCCTTCCGGGAGCTCGCGGGCGCCGGCGTCAGCTTCAAACTATGCCAGTATCTTTATGATAAAATGCTCGGATTGACCGCGCCGGAATTCTATGCCTCAAAGCCAGAGTACCTGGCGATAGCCATGATCGGAACGATCGCGGATCGCGTCAACATGACGGGGGAGAACCGCGTGCTGTGTCACGCTGGTTTGAACGCCGTCAACCGGATAAACGCATCCTGGGCTGAATGCCTGCGCGGCGACCGGTTCGATTTTCCGGCGATCTGCACGGTGATCCTGCCGATGCTGGCATCAGCCGCCACGGGCGATCCGATAACCGGCATCACTCTGTTCACAAACCAAACAGCAGCCGAGACCGGCACGATCGCCACCAAACTACGCGCTGGTGAGGATGCGCGCCATGCCACGATCGACAGGATCTTTGACGATGCCCTCGCCGCGGCCAAGTTTTACCCCGGGATCGTGATATCGGTCCTGCCGGCGACCGGAGTGCATTACCTGGGAGCGGTAAGCGCGCGGCTGCGCGATCACTCCCGCCGCGTTTCCTGCGTCATATCATTAAGAGATAATAAAGGTTTTGGTGAATTGAGGACGACAGGTCTTAACCTGTATCAGATGTTACATGAACTCCGCAGCTGTTTTATTGACTTCGGTGGGCACGCGCGGGCTGCGGGTTTTAGTATGCACGCAGACATGCTTGACGCTTTTATCGAAAAGTCTGACCGCTATACGAACGCGCACTCGGGCGAACCGGTCATACCCAAGCTTCCCGTGCTGACGATCGACAAGCCGCAGGTTGGTTTATTGATGCCCTTGCTGCCGTTCGGCGAAGACAATCCCGCGCCGCTATTGACTGACGGCATTGATATGTATACAATAGACAATAGATTAAAAATAATATATCAAGGACCATGTCAAACTTAAATTACAATAACAAGGAACTGAACCTGAAGATCGTGTATTACGGCACGGGTCTATGCGGTAAAACCACGAACCTGCGTTCGATCTTCGCTGCGTTCCCCCAGGATCGTAAAGGCAAAATGATGAGTTTAGCGACCGAGCTTGATCAGACCCTGTTCTTCGACTTTTTGCCGGTGGATATGGGGTCGGTTAAGGGATGGAAACTGCGTTTTCACCTGTTCACGGTGCCGGGCCAGATATATTACAATGTTTCGCGCAAACTCGTGCTCAAGGGCGTTGACGGTCTTGTTTTTGTCGTGGACTCGCAGGAAGAGCGGCTCGATGAGAATATCGAGAGCTATAACAACCTTATGGACAACCTCAAAGGCTATGGGCTGGCCATCAAGGACATACCCATGGTGATCCAGTACAACAAGCGCGATCTGCCCGATATCATGCCGATCGGCGACCTCCAGCTTCATTTGAACAAGGGCGGCTTCACTTATTTTGAATCAGTGGCCATGAGGGGTCTGGGCGTGTTCGACACGCTCAAGTCCATCTGTCACTTGACTATTTTAAAACAGCTGGAATCAATACCCAACCTGACGGAAAAATAACCGGATACAGATATTCAACTTCCGTAACAATTAGATAATTCTCTTATGTAGCAATAAGACATGAGCAATTGATGGAAGAATTTTACCTACCGTATTTTAATAATTTTTTCCGATATCCTATAACTATTAGCTTCAAATCGACAGAAGTAAATACCAGCCGGCAGAGTGTGTCCGGAATCATCGTCACCGTACCAAATCACCTGTAATTGTTGATCGGTTAAATTGTTAAAAAATTTGACTAATCGGCCGTATGCGTCGTAGATTTTTAACGTCGTTTGTGCATTGCATTCACCTTTCTTTTTCCTCTCCATAGATGGGGGAGGGTAAGTATGAGGATGGAGTTTTATCGTCGTATGATTAAAGAACGGATTTGGATAACTCTCTAATCCATATATTACAGCTTGAGTCATGAATCCATTATTTTCTGCGATGGTAGTAAACGGGTAGAATTTACCCCATATGCGCATGGTGTTGGCAGGATGGTTGTTAATAGAATCTGTAAAGCAAGAGTAAGCGGTGAGTAACTGTCCTGCTGAGCCTGCAGCAATGCAAGGTGAGAGCTGATCTCCTGGCTGCGCGGTGACCACAAATGTATCAACCACCACTCCAGATTGATTGACCCGGGCACCATATATATCGCTATAAATATTGCCAGGACCACTGCGCCAGTCTTCCCAAATAACCAGGTAGTTTGCACCATCAAAGGCGACCGAGGGTGAACATTCTTCACTCGCTTCGGTTGAAATAGGGATACCCGCCGAGTCAAGAACAGCACCGGCCAGTGAGACTCGGGCACCGTAAATATCCCAAGAACCTCTACGAAAGTCATGCCACACGACCAAATAGTTGGTGCCGTCAAAGGCGACTGAGGGTGAACATTGTTCATCCAGCGCGGTCGAGATAGCGATGCCTGCAGGATCAAGCACGACTCCAGTAGTTGTGACCCGGGCACCGTAAATGTCATAAGAAGAACTACGAAAGTCGTACCACGCGACTAAATAGTTGGTTCCGTCAAAGGCGACCGAGGGTGAACCAGGTTCATATGCGGCAGTCGAGATAATAAAACCTGCTGTATCAAGTACTGCCCCGGCTGGCGTGACCCGGGCACCGTAAATATCACAAGAATAAACATTGCGTCCATCCAGCCAAACAACAAGGTAGTTGACACCATCAAAGGCGACCGAGGGTAAACCACGTACACTCGCTTCGGTTGAAATATGGATACCCGTCGAGTCTAGCACAACACCAGTCGGTGTGACTCGAGCGCCATAGATATCGTAATAAGAAGAATCATTGCGCCCATCCTGCCATACAACAAAGTAGTTGGTGCCGTCAAAGGCGACCGAGGGTGAATATTGGGTAGATGTCGCAGTAGAGATGGTGATGCTGGTTGGGTCGAGCACAATACCAGTCGATGTGACCCGGGTGCCATAAATACCATCATAAAAACCACCCCGCAAGTCCTGCCACACGACCAGATAGTTAATACCGTCAAAGGCTACGCTTGGAAACCATTGGTAGTTCGCTATAGTTGATATAGGGATACCTGCCGGATCAAGCACCGTACCGTCTGGAGTGACCCGGGTGCCGTAAGCATCAAAAGTAGAATCGCTTCGATAGTCTTGCCATGCAACCAGATAGTTGGTGCCGTCAAAGGCGACCGATGGATACAACTGACTGTTCACCGCATTTGAGAGCAGGATGCCCGAAGGATCAAGCACGACTCCAGTAGTTGTGACCCGGGCACCGTAAATATCACAAGGATTACGAAAGTCGAACCACACGACTAAATAGTTGGTGCCATCAAAGGCGACCGAGGGTGAATATTGTCCACTCGCTTCGGTTGAAATGGGTATGCCCGTGGGGTCAAGAACAGTACCGGCTGGTGTGACCCGGGTACCGTAAATATCTTTAGAAGAGCCAGCCCGCGAGTCTTGCCACACAACCAGGTAGTTGGAACCGTCAAAGGTGGCTGAGGGGAAATCTTGGTCACCTGCGCCATACGAAATAGGGATGCCCATTGTATCAAGTACCGTGCCTGATTGGTTTACGCGAGCACCATAAATGTCGCCAAGAGGACTGTCACCATAGTTGTCCCACACAACAAGGTAGTTTGTACCATCAAAGGCGACCGACGGAGACCATTGGTCATAGAATGCAGTCGAAATAGCAATGCCCACTGGATCAAGCACGACTCCAGTAGGTGTAACCCGGGCGCCGTAAATATCAAAAGAATCACTGCGCCTATCCTGCCATACAACCAGGTAGTTGGTGCCGTCAAAGGCGACTGAGGGTAAATATTGTTCATTCATAGCGGTCGATATACCGATACCTGTAGGATCAAGCACAACTCCAGTAGGTGTGACCCGGGCAGCAAGGATATCACCATCACCTTGGGACCAGACGATAAGGAAGTTTGTACCGTCAAAGGCAACCGCGGGTGAATACCCATGCCCGCCAGTTCCGGTCGAAATAGGTATACCCGTCGGATCCAGCACTGTACCGTCCAGCGTGACCCGGGCACCGTATATATAAGGACAAGATCCATCACGGGAGTCTTGCCACACGATAAAATAAATCGAACCACCAGCGGCAATTGATGGAGTCTCTTGGTTATGTGGCTCTGGTACATAAACGATATTTGTATCAAGGAGAAATTCCCCAGTTCTCAAACTATTGAGCTCTGTCTCGTTATTTATTTGATCTAAAATGTCCGCGTGTATTATATTATATTTATTTTGTATTGGATCTAGTTTATTCTGAGCAAAAAGAGATTTTTGCGTTGAGATTGAAAAGGCAAGGATTAATAAACAACAGATCTTTAGCATCCATGTTGCCATGTCTTTTGTACTATTCACAATGACCTCCTTGATACTTTCGTTTTCCACAAATTAATGATAAAAAACCAAATAACTGATATATTATATGATATAACTAAAAATTGTCAAGTACTAAAGAGTCTGAGTCCTTCCCACTTTTTTTATGTCATTTTTCGCCACGAACGTCAAACGCCATACAATCGACGTGCGGATCGTCAATTAACAGATAATGCATATTGATGTTGTCAAAAGGCAGTGGTCGAGTTTACTCGACTATCCCGTATATGCGCAGACCAAGGTCTGCCACTACAAAACATGTGGAATTCAAATAGAATTTTGTAAAGAAATTTGATATACAGATCATAAAAGTGGAGAGGACTCAGCTAAAGAGTTGTTGTGATCTTTTGAAATGGAATTCCGCTTTCTAATGATATTTTCCAATCTTTCTTTCCTCAAACCACGAATATATCGCGGGCACGATAAAGATCGTGATCAATGCCAGGGTCATGCCGCCGAACGACGGTATGGCCATAGGCAGCATCACTTCCTTGCCGGTCCCGCCGAAAATAAAGATCGGCAAGAGCGCCAGGATCGTCGTGATCATGGTCATGAACGCCGGTCTGAATCTGGTTTTACCCGCTTCCACGGTCGCTTCGATCACCTCCTCTTTGGTCTTCGGTTTGCGCCGCTTGAATACCTGGTCCAAATATGTCGTGATCAGGATCCCGTCGTCGTCAGAGATGCCGAAAACCGCGATGAACCCGACCCAGACCGCCACGGAAAAGTTGAAGCCGTAAAGCGCAAGCAGGAGCAGACCTCCGCAGAACGTTATGGGTACGGCAAGGAATATCGTAAGCGACTTGCGGTGTGATTTGAAATTCAAATAGTTGAGCAGGTAAATTATCAGGATGCTCAAGGGCACGAGCAAGAAGATACGGTTACGCGCTCTGACCTGGTTTTCATACTGGCCCGACCACTGGATCGAGTAACCGGTCGGGATCTGCCCGCTCATTTTTTCCGCGACGGTCCGGCTGGCTTCACGTACAAAACCGACCAGGTCGCGGTGGCGCACATTGACGAGAACATAAGCGCGCAAAATACCATTTTCCGAATTTATCATTGCCGGTCCCTCGGTCATGCTGATATCCGCGATCTGTCCCAGCGGTACATAGGGACCATCCGGGGTCGCGATCAAGATCCTTTTGATCTTTTCCGGCGTGTCCCTGAGTTCGCGGTAAAACCTGACGCGCAAGGGGTAGCGCTCACGGCCTTCGTAAATGATGGTCAGATTTTCGCCGCCGATCGCCATTTCAATGATATCCATGACATCTTTCATGGTCAGGTTATATCGCGCGATCATCGCGCGCCGGGGCGCGATCTCCAGGTACGGTTTGCCGGTAATCTTTTCGGCATACAGATCTTCCGCGCCCCTGACCGTCTGGATGATGTCTTTGATCTCCTGCGCGAGGCTCTGCAGCGTATCAAGGTCAGACCCGAAGATCTTCACGCCAATAGGCGTGCGGATGCCGGTACTTAGCATATCTATGCGATTGATTATCGGCTGGGTCCAGATATTGCTGACCCCGGGGAATTTCAGAGCGGCATCGAGGTCATGGATCAGCTTTTCCTTGGTCATGCCCGGACGCCAATATTTCTTTGGTTTGAGATTGATGAGCGTTTCAAACATCTCGATCGGCGCAGGGTCAGTGGCGGTTTCTGCCCGACCCAGTTTGCCGACCACGTTTTCGACTTCAGGGAAAGACTTGATGATCGTGTCCTGGATCTGCATTATCCTGAACGCTTCGGTGAGCGACACGGCTGGAGAGACCACGGGCATAAACAGGATGGTTCCTTCGTCAAAAGGCGGCATGAATTCGGTGCCGATCGTGGGAGTAATGATCACGGTGGCGGCCACGATCAAAACGGGGATGGAAAGAAAGATCAGGCGGTGTCCGAGGACCCAGCGCAGAATCTTTTCATAGTAATGCAGCATGAAACGGTTGACCGGACTGGCCTGGGCCGGCTTCAGCTTGCCCCGCAAGAGATAATAGCTCAACACGACGGTGAGGGTGACCGCGATGACTATCGACGCCATGAGCGCGAATGTCTTGGTGTAAGCCAGCGGTTTGAACAGTTTTCCTTCCTGGCTTTCCAGGGCGAATACCGCCACGAAAGAAATAACCGTGCTCATTATGCCGGTGATGATCGCGGGTCCCACCTCATGGGCGGCTTCCAGGATGATCTCGGCGCGCGGTTTTTGAACCTGGTTCTGGCCCTGCACAAGGTGCCGGTGGATATTTTCGGTCATGATGATCCCCGCGTCGACCAGGGTGCCGACCGCGATGGCGATGCCGCCTAAGGACATAATGTTGGCGTCGACCCGCAGATAATACATAATAATGAAGGATATGCCCACGGCGACAGGCAGACCGACCGATATGATAACGGCAGAACGGATATGCCCCAGGAAAAGGAACACGACCAGGATACAGATCACTATTTCCTGGATAAGCGTGTCGCGCAGCGTGTCGGTGGTACGCTTGATAAGTTCGGTGCGATCGTAAAAAGGCACGATCTTGATACCGGCGGGCAGTCCCGGTTCGATCTCGCGGATACGCTTCTTTACCTCGTTGATGACCTTGAGGGGATTTTCCTTGTAACGGACTATCACCGCGCCGCCCACTGTTTCTTTTCCGTTTTTATCAAGCGCGCCCCGTCTGAATTCCGGACCCGTGGTCACGGTCGCGATGTCTTTGACATAGATCGGTGTACCTCCATGCGCCATGACCGCGATATTTTTTATATCATCAAGGGATTTGATGAATCCGACGCCGTGGACCGTGAATTCCATGCCTCCCTGTTCGTACGCTTTCGCGCCGACATCAAGATTGGAATTCTTCACGGCGTTGAACACATCCATGAGTTTGACCCCGACCGCCGCGAGCTTGTAGGGATCGATGTCGATCTGGTACTGCTTGACAAAACCGCCGACCGACGCCACTTCGGCAACACCGTCAACCGATTGCAGCTGGTAGCGGATATACCAGTCCTGGATCGAGCGCAGCTGGGAAAGATCATAGCCGTCGCCTTCCACCGTGTACCAGAAAACCTGACCGAGTCCGGTAGCGTCAGGGCCAAGCACCGGTGTCACGCCGGAAGGCAATATTCCCCGGGTGTATTGCAGCTTTTCCAGAATGCGGCTGCGCGCCCAGTAGAAATCGATGTTGTCCTGGAACACGACGTAGATCATGCCGAACCCGAAGGCCGAGGACGCCCTTATTGTTTTAACCCCGGGTATGCCCTGCAGCTGGGCAGCCAGGGGATAAGTCACCTGCTCTTCGATCAAACGGGCATTCCTGCCCGGCCAATCAGCGATGACTATTTGCTGGTTTTCTCCGATATCGGGGATGGCGTCGACCGGGATCCGGTTGATCGCGAAAAGTGCCCATAATACGATGAACCCGGTTATTACAAGTATGATAAACCGGTTGCGCAGACACCAGGATATGATATGATCTATCATAGATGATATAATACTCTCACGAGTTTACTCCCAACATAAAACTCTTACGAGTCAACGCCGTTTTAATGCTGATGGGCTGGTGCCGTCCTGGTCGGCATTTCGTCCTCGACATCGGCCGCGTTTCCGTAGATCAATGACTGCCCGCCCGCCAGCGTGGACTGCGAATCAAGCAGGAAGTTGCCGGTGGTGACGACGCGATCACCGGGTTTGA
This window harbors:
- a CDS encoding CusA/CzcA family heavy metal efflux RND transporter, producing MIDHIISWCLRNRFIILVITGFIVLWALFAINRIPVDAIPDIGENQQIVIADWPGRNARLIEEQVTYPLAAQLQGIPGVKTIRASSAFGFGMIYVVFQDNIDFYWARSRILEKLQYTRGILPSGVTPVLGPDATGLGQVFWYTVEGDGYDLSQLRSIQDWYIRYQLQSVDGVAEVASVGGFVKQYQIDIDPYKLAAVGVKLMDVFNAVKNSNLDVGAKAYEQGGMEFTVHGVGFIKSLDDIKNIAVMAHGGTPIYVKDIATVTTGPEFRRGALDKNGKETVGGAVIVRYKENPLKVINEVKKRIREIEPGLPAGIKIVPFYDRTELIKRTTDTLRDTLIQEIVICILVVFLFLGHIRSAVIISVGLPVAVGISFIIMYYLRVDANIMSLGGIAIAVGTLVDAGIIMTENIHRHLVQGQNQVQKPRAEIILEAAHEVGPAIITGIMSTVISFVAVFALESQEGKLFKPLAYTKTFALMASIVIAVTLTVVLSYYLLRGKLKPAQASPVNRFMLHYYEKILRWVLGHRLIFLSIPVLIVAATVIITPTIGTEFMPPFDEGTILFMPVVSPAVSLTEAFRIMQIQDTIIKSFPEVENVVGKLGRAETATDPAPIEMFETLINLKPKKYWRPGMTKEKLIHDLDAALKFPGVSNIWTQPIINRIDMLSTGIRTPIGVKIFGSDLDTLQSLAQEIKDIIQTVRGAEDLYAEKITGKPYLEIAPRRAMIARYNLTMKDVMDIIEMAIGGENLTIIYEGRERYPLRVRFYRELRDTPEKIKRILIATPDGPYVPLGQIADISMTEGPAMINSENGILRAYVLVNVRHRDLVGFVREASRTVAEKMSGQIPTGYSIQWSGQYENQVRARNRIFLLVPLSILIIYLLNYLNFKSHRKSLTIFLAVPITFCGGLLLLALYGFNFSVAVWVGFIAVFGISDDDGILITTYLDQVFKRRKPKTKEEVIEATVEAGKTRFRPAFMTMITTILALLPIFIFGGTGKEVMLPMAIPSFGGMTLALITIFIVPAIYSWFEERKIGKYH